The sequence GTGCTCGGCCCGTTCCTGGAGCGGGCGCTGCAGGCGGCCGACACCTGGGCCGGGGTGCAGGGCGGCGGCGTCACCGCGACCACCACCCTGGGCACCGCGCACGACCACCTGCCGGCGCTGATGGCCGACGGCGTCGCGGACACCTTCTACTGGAGCTCGGCACCGCCGCAGCAGGGCGACTCGGTCGGCCTGGACCTCGGCGACGGGCGCCCGGTCGGCAGTGTCACCGTGCTGATGGGCTCCTGGGGCAACGGTCCGGACGGGCAGAGCGCCCTGGACGACTACATCCGGGACGGCGTGCTGGAGTACTCCACCGGGGAGGGCGGCTGGAAGAAGCTCGCCTCGGTGAAGAACCAGAAGTCCGTCTCGGCGCAGGTCCCGGCCGGGACGGTGGTCCGGGCGGTGCGGCTGCGGGCCACCGCCGCGCAGAAGACCGCGGTCGCGGTGCGCGAGTTCTCGGTGACCGCGCCCGACGAGCTGCCGGCCAGTGTCTCCGGCGGCCCGGCCGCGCTGCCGGGCTCCTCGGCCGCCGCCGTGCTGGACGGCAATCCGGACACCGCCTACCGCGCGGCCACCGCGCCGACCGCGCAGGACGAGCCGCTGACGGTCGAGCTGGGCGCCGCCCGGCCGCTGGACCGGCTGACCGTGCTCACCGATCCGGGGGTGCGGGCCTCGGCGGCCGTCGCGGTGCGGCACCCGGACGGCACCTGGACCGAGATCGGCACCGTGCAGCCGGGGTGGAACGAGCTCGCGGCCGGCGGTCAGCCCGCCGACGCGTTCCGGCTGGCCTGGAAGCCGGGCGGGGAGCCGCCCGTGGTCAACCAGGTGATCCCCTGGTACGCGGACGCCCCGGCGGCCCGGCTGAGCCTGGCCGACGCCTCGGTGGACGCGGTGATCGGCGAGGCCGCGCCGGTGCAGGCCCGCGTGACCGTCGAGGCCGGCCGGCCGGAGGGGGTCACCGGGGAGCTGCGCACCGAGGTGCCGGGTGTCGCCAAGGGGCTGACCGTGGCGCCGGTGACCGGGGTGAGCGTGCCGCGCGGCGGCAAGGTCGGCGTGCCGCTGCTGGTCACCGCCGGACCGGAGACGCCGTCCGGGACGTACCAGGTGCCGGTGGTGTTCGTGGCCGGGCAGACGACGGTCCGCCAGGTGCTCCAGGTGCATGTCGTGCCGCCGACCGGCGGTCCCGATCTGGCGATCACCGCGCAGGCCACCTCCTCCGGCGACGAGACCCCGAACTTCCCGGCCGCGGCGGTGGCCGACCAGGACCCGAAGAGCCGCTGGTCCTCACCGGCGGCGGACGACGCCTGGGTGCAGCTGGAGCTGCCGAAGGCGACCCACCTGGGCTCGGTGGTGCTGCACTGGCAGGCCGCCTACGCCGCCGCGTACAAGATCCAGTCCTCGGCGGACGGGCGGTCCTGGACCACGGTCGCGACCGTGGGGGACGGCAGGGGCGGCAACGAGACGGTGCGTTTCGACGCGCCGGGCGCGAAGTTCCTGCGGATCCAGGGTGTGGCCAGGGCGACCAAGTACGGCTACTCGCTCTGGGGCGTCGAGCTGTACGCCGTCGCCCCGGTGGACCAGGTGGTGCCGCCGGTGACGCCTCCGGTCACCCCGCCGGTGACACCGCCGACCGGGCAGCCGGGCGGCGGCCAGCAGTCGGGCGGCCGGCCCGAGGGCCCGGGGGGCGGGACGGCGACCACGCCGCCGGCCGTGCCGACACCCTCGGCCTCCCCGACCGGACCGGTTCCCTCCCCGACGGCCACCGGCCCGGGTGCCGGGGCCGGCACGCCGAGCGGCAGTCCGACGGGTCCGCGGCCGAAGCCCTGACCTCCGTCCCGCCGCGCGTCCTGCGGCCCGCCGCGCGTCCCGTACCGGGGCGGACGGCGGGCCGCCGCGCTCCCCGGTGCGGGGTGCGCGGCGGCCCATGAGGCGTACCGGGAAATATGACGGGCAAGCCCTTGTGGTGCGGACTCAGGCGGAGAGCGGTTCCGGCTGCTCACCGCGGCGGACGGGGGCGGGGTGGCCGGCGTGGGCCCGGCCGAGCGGGACCGGGTGGGCCGGGTCGGTATGGTCGTGGTGCTCGTACTCGCCCCACTGCGGGGCGCGCAGCTGGTCGTTCCCGCCGTACGGTTCCAGGTAGGGCCGCCAGCGCGGGTCCTTGATCCCGGTGCCGATGATCCGCCAGGCCAGGCCGCTGGGCGGCGCGGGTGGTCGTTTCATCCGCCAGCCGAGCTCGGTGAGGTGGCGGTCGGCCTTGGTGTGGTTGCAGCGGCGGCAGGCCGCCACCACGTTGTCCCAGCGGTGCTGGCCTCCCCGGCTGCGCGGGATGACGTGGTCGACGCTGGTGGCGGCGGCCCCGCAGTAGACACAACGACCGTGGTCGCGGGCGAACAGCGCCCGGCGGGTGAGCGGGACCGGCCCGCAGAACGGGACCCGGACGAAGCGGGTCAGACGGACGACGGACGGCGCCGGAAGGGCGCTGGTGGCGCTGTGCAGAGTGACCCCCGAGTCCTCCAGGCTGACCGCCTTGTGATTGAGGACGAGGATGAGTGCGCGGCGCATCGATACGACGCCGAGCGGCTCGTAGGACGCGTTGAGGACCAGGACATGCGGCACGGATGCCTCCTTGGACGCCTGCGGCGCGTGGCTCGCGCCGGGACGAGCGGTTCGATCGCGCAACGGGTGCGTGATCCACCCCAGTGTCGCCTTACGCCTTTGTACGGCGCCACCACTCCTGTGTAACGGACCCGGTGTGAACTCCGGGTGTGGGTTCTGTCATACCCGGTATGCCCGGGGGAAGCGCGGGTTGCACTCCGGTGCCCCGCCGGGGTACCGCTGGGCCGAGCGGAGCAGCGCGGAACCCGGCGTGCGGACGCGTTGACGGGGCGTCCGGACGGGTGCGCGCGCCTTGCGGCGGACCGGCCCGGACCGTTCGGCGTGTCGAGCCGGCGGCCGGACGGCGGCTAGGGTAGACGGACGGTCCGCAGGCCAGGGGCGTGCCAGTCCCGGGCGGGCGCCGCGGCGGCGGACCGGGTCACGACCCCTGCAGGAAGGTCCCGTACGTGTTCCGCTCCGGTGCCGCCGGCCTCCTCGCCGACGCGTCCACCACGACGCCGGCCTCGACGCCCGCGCCGTCCCCGACCCCCACCGCTCCGGAGTTGCCGGACCTCAGAATCCCGACCAGCGCGCAGGAGGTCTCCGACACCACCCGGCAGGCCGCCAGCTGGTTCGACTCGCACTGGCAGGACTGGCTGGCGAGCGGTGTCCGGATCGTCTTCATCATCGTGCTGGCCCTCGTGCTGCGGGCGATGGTGCGCAAGGTGATCACCCAGCTGATAACGCGGATGGTGCGGCCGGGCGAGAACGAGGACGAGCCCAGCCGGCTGGGCGGGCTGCTGGCCAACACCGGGGTGGTCAACCCCGAGCGGCGCCAGCAGCGGGCCGAGGCGATCGGCTCGGTGCTGCGCAGCGTCGCGTCGTTCTCGATCCTGGGCACGGCGGCGCTGATGGTGCTGTCCGCGCTCGGGGTGAACCTGGCGCCGCTGCTGGCGAGTGCCGGTGTGGCCGGTGTGGCGATCGGTTTCGGCGCCCGCAACCTGGTCACCGACTTCCTCTCCGGGGTCTTCATGATCATGGAGGACCAGTACGGCGTCGGCGACGAGATCGACACCGGGGTGGCCACCGGCACGGTGCTGGAGGTCGGCCTGCGGGTGACCAAGCTGCGCGGCGCGGGTGGCGAGATCTGGTACATCCGCAACGGCGAGGTGAAGCGCATCGCCAACATGAGCCAGGGCTGGTCGACCGCCTCGGTGGACGTCCAGGTCGGCTACAAGGAGGACCTGGAGCGGGTCGAGGCGCTGATCAAGGACACCGCCGAGGCGCTGGCCAAGGAGTCGCCGTTCGACGAGCTGGTCTGGGCGCCGTTCTCGGTGCTGGGCGTGGAGTCGGTGGCGGCGGACTCGGTGGTGCTGCGGGTCGAGGCGCGGACCGCCCCCGGCAAGTCGCTGAGCGTGGGGCGGGCGCTGCGCCAGCGGCTCAAGCAGGTCTTCGACGAGGCCGGGATCAAGGTCAAGGAGGAGGTCGGGCCGGCCGTCGCCGCGGGCGCGGCCGCCGGGACGGCCGCCGCGATGGTCCTCGGCGCGGCCGCGGCCCCGGCGCCGGGCACCGATCCGGCCCCGCCGTCCGCGCTGGCCGACCCGTCCTCGGCGGGCTACAAGGCGGCCACCCCGATACCGGCCCCCGTGCGCCCGCCCGACGACGGCACCAAGGCGCCCTGACCGATCGGCGCAGGCCTCCCGGAGCCCCGCTTCCGCAGCACTCGGAGGCGGGGCTCCGTGCTGTCCCGGGGCCGTCGGGTAACGAGTCGGCATCCTCCGTGCGAAGGGCCATTGACACTCCGCTGACGGGGCCCGTACGGTCCTGTCCCAAGCGACTGGAAAGTTTCCTAACAGTTCGCGCCTGGCCCGACCGGAATCCCGGCCGCCCCGAGGAGGAGGATCGTCCCGTGACCAGAAGCCACACCAAGACCCCCCTCGCCGGCACTCCCAGCCTCCTGCGGGCCATCAACGACCGCGCCGCGCTCGAACTGCTGCTGGCGAACGGGCCGCTCTCCCGCACCCAGATCGGCACCCTCACCGGACTCTCCAAGCCGACCGCCTCCCAGCTGCTGGCGCGGCTGGAAGCGGCCGGGCTGGTGCTGCCGGTGGGCACCACGGCCGGCGGACCGGGGCCCAACGCGCAGCTGTACCAGGTGAATCCCGCCGCCGGCTACGTCGCCGGACTGGACGTCACCAACAGCCACGTCCGGGTCGCGGTCGCCGACATCAGCGGCACCACCCTCTCCGAGCACGTCGTCCCCACCAAGGGCTGGCAGGCCGCCGCGACCGTGCCCCGGGTGGCCGACGCGGTCGCCGGGGCGGTCCGCGCCGCCGGGCTCGCCGAGGACGCCCTGCACACCGTGGTGATCGGCGTCGGCGGCGCGCCCGACCCGGTCACCGGCAAGCTGCGGTACGCCTCGCACCTGCCCGGCTGGCACGCGCCGCGGCTGGCCGAGGGGCTGGCCGGGGCGATCGGCGCGCCGGTGACGATCGAGAACGACGTGAACCTCGCCGCCGTCGCGGAGCAGTCCTCCGGCGCGGCCGGCGGCTTCGAGGACTTCGTGCTGCTGTGGGCGGGCGAGGGCACCGGCGCCGCGATCGTGATCGCCGGCCGGCTGCACCGCGGCTTCACCGGCGGCGCCGGGGAGGTCGGCTACATGCCGGTGCCCGGCTCGCCGGTCCGGGACGCCCGCCGGCGCAACTCCGGCGGCTTCCAGGAACTCGTCGGCGCCCCCGCCGTCCGGGCGCTGGCCAAGGAGCACGGGATCGCCGCGCCGAGCGCCGAGGAGGCGGTCGCCCGGGCCCTCGACACCCCCGGCGCGGGCGACTCCTTCCTCACCGAGCTGGCCGCCCGGCTGGCCGTCGGCCTGGCCGTGATCGTCGCCGTCGTCGACCCCCGGCTGGTGGTGCTCTCCGGCGGGGTCCCGACCGCCGGCGGCGAACGGCTGCGGGCCCTGGTCGAGGAGGAGCTGGCCAGGATCTCGCCCGCCCGGCCCGAGGTCCGGGGCAGCACGCTGACCGGCTCACCGGTCCTGATCGGCGCGCTGGCCCGCGCGCTGGCCGCCGCCCGCGAGGCGGTCTTCTCGACCCACTGACGTCCCCCGCACACAGGCCCACGCACACAGGCCCACGCACACAGCCCGACGCACGGCCCGCACCGCTCGACCCTGCACCCACCTCTCCCCATCCCGAACGCGGGACCCGAGGCAATGACGCCTGCCCGCGGCACCCCCAGGAGGACCTCGAAGTGCAATCCACCACCTCTCCCGCCCGCAGAAGCCGCC comes from Streptomyces sp. TLI_053 and encodes:
- a CDS encoding HNH endonuclease; the protein is MPHVLVLNASYEPLGVVSMRRALILVLNHKAVSLEDSGVTLHSATSALPAPSVVRLTRFVRVPFCGPVPLTRRALFARDHGRCVYCGAAATSVDHVIPRSRGGQHRWDNVVAACRRCNHTKADRHLTELGWRMKRPPAPPSGLAWRIIGTGIKDPRWRPYLEPYGGNDQLRAPQWGEYEHHDHTDPAHPVPLGRAHAGHPAPVRRGEQPEPLSA
- a CDS encoding mechanosensitive ion channel family protein, which gives rise to MFRSGAAGLLADASTTTPASTPAPSPTPTAPELPDLRIPTSAQEVSDTTRQAASWFDSHWQDWLASGVRIVFIIVLALVLRAMVRKVITQLITRMVRPGENEDEPSRLGGLLANTGVVNPERRQQRAEAIGSVLRSVASFSILGTAALMVLSALGVNLAPLLASAGVAGVAIGFGARNLVTDFLSGVFMIMEDQYGVGDEIDTGVATGTVLEVGLRVTKLRGAGGEIWYIRNGEVKRIANMSQGWSTASVDVQVGYKEDLERVEALIKDTAEALAKESPFDELVWAPFSVLGVESVAADSVVLRVEARTAPGKSLSVGRALRQRLKQVFDEAGIKVKEEVGPAVAAGAAAGTAAAMVLGAAAAPAPGTDPAPPSALADPSSAGYKAATPIPAPVRPPDDGTKAP
- a CDS encoding ROK family transcriptional regulator, with amino-acid sequence MTRSHTKTPLAGTPSLLRAINDRAALELLLANGPLSRTQIGTLTGLSKPTASQLLARLEAAGLVLPVGTTAGGPGPNAQLYQVNPAAGYVAGLDVTNSHVRVAVADISGTTLSEHVVPTKGWQAAATVPRVADAVAGAVRAAGLAEDALHTVVIGVGGAPDPVTGKLRYASHLPGWHAPRLAEGLAGAIGAPVTIENDVNLAAVAEQSSGAAGGFEDFVLLWAGEGTGAAIVIAGRLHRGFTGGAGEVGYMPVPGSPVRDARRRNSGGFQELVGAPAVRALAKEHGIAAPSAEEAVARALDTPGAGDSFLTELAARLAVGLAVIVAVVDPRLVVLSGGVPTAGGERLRALVEEELARISPARPEVRGSTLTGSPVLIGALARALAAAREAVFSTH